Proteins from a genomic interval of Treponema succinifaciens DSM 2489:
- a CDS encoding GerMN domain-containing protein, translating into MNRKSKVNIFALVFAGVLFGSLIVSGAAFYFYKYHCRQIFYFESYDSSRICTETRYSEKKDGDEEIRAFVDDLLLGPMTNRFKFLFSPGTRTEFCFSNGKELYVGLSKQALFVDSETFNMRKNVSLLRKNIVKNFTNINKIYIYIDGKPVFAEK; encoded by the coding sequence TTGAATAGAAAATCAAAAGTAAATATTTTCGCGCTTGTTTTTGCAGGCGTATTATTTGGCTCGCTGATTGTTTCGGGCGCGGCTTTTTATTTTTATAAGTATCATTGCAGGCAGATTTTTTATTTTGAATCCTATGATTCAAGCCGGATTTGCACAGAAACACGTTATTCAGAAAAAAAGGACGGAGATGAGGAAATAAGAGCTTTTGTTGACGACCTTTTGCTTGGACCTATGACAAACCGCTTTAAATTTCTTTTTTCTCCTGGAACAAGAACTGAATTCTGCTTTTCAAACGGAAAAGAGCTTTACGTTGGACTTTCAAAGCAGGCTCTTTTTGTCGATTCAGAAACGTTCAATATGAGGAAAAATGTCTCATTGCTAAGAAAAAATATTGTGAAGAATTTCACAAATATCAATAAAATTTATATATATATCGATGGAAAGCCTGTGTTTGCGGAAAAATAG